The following is a genomic window from Hydrogenobaculum sp. Y04AAS1.
ATATCACGTTAAGAGGCTCTTCAGACTTGGCCGACTTGTTAACAGCGGAATCTTTTACCGAAGCACCAAAGCCTAAACCCAAATACGCCATTCCAAACACCAATAAAGTTAGTATGTATAAACTATCCCTTTTCATGCTATTTAGTTTACATATAATTTCTATTTTTTCCATGATATATATTACTCACTATAAAGATCTTTTACTAACTCTTCCTTTACTTCTTGCGGTATCTCTTGTTTTATATTTATATCTTTATGGTTTATCTCTATGAAAGCTTTTTCATTTTTAAAAAGCTCTTTTTGATGGTTGTCAAAATCGAATTTTATGAAGTGGATTGTGGCAGCCTTACCAAATTTATAATCCATATCACTTTGCTCGTTGGCTTTTGCTTTTATCTTTTGGTCTTTGAAAGATATAAAAATACCATCGTGTATTCCAACAAGTTCTTTTAATTTACGCTTTCTTTCGTTCTCATCTGGTATTTCTATAAAAAGTGTGGCGCTTAGCTGGTTTTGTTCTGGTATCAAATCGTTGTAAACCTCTATTTCAAAATTTATATCTTCGTCTTTTACCATGCGCTCAGCTCTTATCATTTCCTGGATTTGAAACCATACGCTAAATGTATTTTCAAAAAATAAGTGAAATATATCACCTGCAAAAATGCTTCTTTTTTTCTTTATACCTAAAAGCTCTTTCACTTTCTCGGGTCTTGCCTTTTCATACTCGTATAAGTTTAATATATTTTCATAGTTTATTTTTTTCATAACACATCTCCATAAGCCATAGATAATACTTCTATTGGGCTTTTAACTACCCTTGTGGTATTTAGTTCTATAAAATTTCCCGCCAAAGGACAGTCTGAAACTACCAAATCTGCCTTTTGGTTTAAT
Proteins encoded in this region:
- a CDS encoding DUF3501 family protein — translated: MKKINYENILNLYEYEKARPEKVKELLGIKKKRSIFAGDIFHLFFENTFSVWFQIQEMIRAERMVKDEDINFEIEVYNDLIPEQNQLSATLFIEIPDENERKRKLKELVGIHDGIFISFKDQKIKAKANEQSDMDYKFGKAATIHFIKFDFDNHQKELFKNEKAFIEINHKDINIKQEIPQEVKEELVKDLYSE